A section of the Planctomycetota bacterium genome encodes:
- the flgA gene encoding flagellar basal body P-ring formation chaperone FlgA, translating into MIRIGLSILLAATGVSSAAEVRVSVRAAASATGIVTVGDVARITGEGAEQLAKLSITPSNGRVATDEVVAVLVDAGVGRHELLVRGPDACVVQLRDPVAPTIEPTTDEWSGLAAVPAARSVESTGSTSRDIKENQAGPQRLAKLIRPVARGVLIREADVTFVQQADPLNRFADAATVVGQRATRRLDVGHVVRPQDMSAPLMVRRGQRVKVALSSGGVVVHSIATSREDGGFGQTVRCRVDATGEELRVTVTGPGTGTVAF; encoded by the coding sequence ATGATTCGCATCGGACTCTCCATCCTCCTCGCAGCCACGGGCGTCAGCTCGGCGGCGGAGGTGCGCGTCAGCGTTCGCGCCGCGGCCTCGGCGACGGGCATCGTCACTGTGGGCGACGTCGCGCGGATCACGGGCGAAGGGGCCGAGCAACTCGCCAAGCTCTCGATCACGCCCAGCAACGGCCGCGTCGCGACGGACGAAGTCGTCGCCGTCCTGGTTGATGCGGGCGTCGGCAGGCACGAGCTCCTGGTCCGCGGGCCAGACGCGTGTGTCGTCCAGCTTCGCGATCCGGTCGCTCCGACGATCGAACCGACCACCGACGAGTGGAGCGGCCTCGCCGCTGTGCCAGCCGCGCGATCGGTCGAGTCAACGGGCTCGACATCTAGAGACATCAAGGAAAATCAAGCCGGCCCGCAGCGTTTGGCGAAGCTTATCCGACCGGTCGCACGCGGCGTCCTGATTCGCGAGGCCGACGTCACGTTCGTTCAACAGGCAGACCCGCTCAACCGCTTTGCCGACGCGGCGACCGTCGTCGGCCAACGCGCCACACGCCGACTCGACGTCGGCCACGTGGTCCGGCCGCAGGACATGTCAGCCCCGCTGATGGTCCGCCGCGGGCAGCGGGTAAAGGTCGCCCTTTCCAGCGGCGGCGTCGTCGTCCACTCCATCGCCACCAGCCGCGAAGACGGCGGCTTCGGCCAGACCGTGCGGTGCCGCGTCGACGCAACGGGCGAGGAACTCCGCGTCACCGTCACGGGCCCGGGCACCGGAACCGTC
- the flgG gene encoding flagellar basal-body rod protein FlgG produces the protein MAITALNSAATGLRALSTRIDVVANNLANAETTAFKRQRVNFEDLMYLTKRHPGSLNAAGDIAPAGIQVGLGVKVSNTQLDLEQGTLDPTGGKLDLAIEGTGFFKVQVADGIGDGAAYTRNGDFFRNNEGEVILGLGSGYKLDPPINIPIEVPMSTVEIAEDGTVSGIVPGEVEAQTFGRIAISRFSNPQGLKLLGGSLFVATAASGEGIDGLPGEDGAGLVRQGFLEGSNVDPVKELVTLIKTQRNFELNSQSIKTADEALQTIGNLRR, from the coding sequence ATGGCCATTACCGCACTCAACTCCGCTGCCACAGGCCTTCGGGCGCTGTCGACTCGAATTGATGTCGTCGCCAACAACCTCGCAAACGCCGAGACGACGGCCTTCAAACGGCAGCGCGTGAACTTCGAGGACCTGATGTACCTCACCAAGCGGCACCCCGGCTCGCTGAACGCCGCCGGCGACATCGCGCCGGCCGGCATTCAAGTGGGCCTGGGCGTGAAGGTCTCCAACACGCAGCTCGACCTCGAGCAGGGCACACTCGACCCGACCGGCGGCAAGCTGGACCTCGCGATCGAAGGCACCGGCTTCTTCAAAGTGCAGGTGGCCGACGGCATCGGTGACGGTGCCGCGTACACCAGAAACGGCGACTTTTTCCGCAACAACGAGGGCGAAGTGATTCTCGGCCTCGGCAGCGGCTACAAGCTCGACCCGCCGATCAACATCCCGATCGAGGTGCCGATGAGCACCGTCGAGATCGCCGAAGACGGCACCGTCAGCGGCATCGTGCCGGGCGAGGTCGAAGCTCAAACGTTCGGCCGAATCGCGATCAGTCGCTTCAGCAACCCGCAGGGTCTCAAACTCCTCGGCGGCAGCCTGTTCGTCGCCACGGCCGCCAGCGGCGAGGGCATCGACGGCCTGCCTGGCGAAGACGGTGCGGGGCTTGTCCGGCAAGGCTTCCTCGAAGGCTCGAACGTCGACCCCGTGAAGGAACTCGTCACGCTCATCAAGACGCAGCGGAACTTCGAGCTCAACAGCCAGTCCATCAAGACCGCCGACGAGGCACTGCAGACCATCGGCAACCTGCGTCGATAA
- a CDS encoding flagellar hook-basal body protein — MIYGTYLSATGIAQAQAKQDVIANNLANAETVGFRRLITLHKQRDASPGGPESLENRTGGSISLPTRLDTSPGGLEQTNRPLDVALVGDGYLTVRKDTPTGPETYLTRDGRMTLDGDRRIVLVNDPTAVVLGRDAQPLTVPADVAESSLVLDEDGNLMGRDGTAVGHIRTATVSDPTRLKPIGGGLFDAAEPLIDAPSSSMRSGFIETSNVDPTLELTRMIRVARQLEANANLIRHQDTTLGRLIEASAIA, encoded by the coding sequence GTGATCTACGGCACCTACCTCAGCGCAACCGGCATCGCCCAGGCTCAGGCCAAGCAGGATGTCATCGCCAACAACCTCGCCAATGCGGAGACCGTCGGCTTTCGCCGGCTGATCACGCTGCACAAGCAGCGCGACGCTTCGCCCGGCGGTCCCGAATCCCTTGAAAATCGCACAGGTGGGAGCATTTCTCTGCCCACGCGGCTCGACACCTCGCCGGGCGGGCTGGAGCAGACCAACCGGCCGCTGGACGTCGCGCTGGTCGGTGACGGCTATCTGACCGTCCGGAAGGACACGCCCACCGGACCCGAGACCTATCTCACCCGAGACGGCCGAATGACGCTCGACGGCGACCGCCGAATCGTCCTTGTGAACGATCCGACCGCCGTCGTCCTCGGGCGAGACGCACAACCGCTGACCGTGCCTGCGGACGTGGCGGAGTCTTCTCTGGTACTCGACGAAGACGGCAATTTGATGGGCCGTGACGGTACGGCGGTGGGCCACATCCGAACGGCGACCGTCTCTGATCCGACGCGTCTGAAACCCATCGGTGGCGGGCTGTTCGATGCCGCCGAGCCCCTCATCGACGCGCCATCGTCGTCCATGAGATCCGGTTTCATCGAAACGAGCAATGTCGACCCGACCCTCGAGCTCACCCGCATGATCCGCGTCGCGCGTCAGCTCGAAGCCAACGCCAACCTCATCCGACACCAGGACACCACGCTCGGCCGACTCATCGAGGCGAGCGCGATCGCATGA